The sequence TCAGTCTACATTTCTGCATTCATGTAAACGTACCTGTGGTTGTATTCCTTAAgcaggccacacacacacacacacacacacatacacacacacatacacacacacacacacacacacatatatatatatatatatatatatattatatatatatatatatatgcaattataggATAAAATCCAATTTAAATATGCAACCCAAACGTAGGctaaaacgctctctctctctctctctctctctctctctctctctctctctctctctctctctctctctctcaagacatgaTTTGTACCATTATTTCCTGTAATTAATTtgatacagatatatgtatgcatgtatatatatatatatatatatatataattatatatatatattatatatatattatatatatttatatatacatcgaactacaaattgtcttttaatatctaattcgctctacctcggaattaatatatttttcatatatgttaaccgaaagggaattttttagttgataatttcgtcctctcgtgggttcaaaccagcgccccgagtatcaactaaaaaaattccaaaaattcccTCTTTCGCGGTTaacatacatggaaatatattaattctgaggtagagcgaattggatattacagggcatttgtagctcgatgtatgtatatgaatcacggtgatgtgataaagattcatatatatatatattatatatatatatatatatatatatatatatatatatatatatgtgtgtgtgtgtgtgtgtgtgtgtgtgtgtgtgtgtgtgcaggcagAAGTATACACCAGCAATCGGAGTCCAAAGCAAACAACAGTCAGTAGTAGCTACAATTAGGTACTATTTATTAATAGAAACGTTTCGTGCTACTTAAAACACACCATCGgtctgtaaaaaatgaaaaatacaaaatcaattATCAATTCAAAATACAGGCTGAATTAAAAACAGTAATTACAGTCttaaaaaacaatgcaaaagaagAAGAACTAATAAATAACCTGATTTTAAGAAAAGGATAGACGACGAAGTGAGACCACAAACTCATGCAACGCCTAGAAAACACTTGAGCTGAGTGCAAAGGAGAAGATGCGTTGGCGTTTACGGAGAGTTAAATAACGTTTGATAAACAAAGACTCAGGGTTCGTTAAGTAGGAAGACTGTTTGGTAGTTCCAATAATAAGAGATAAATGGATTTTTGGAAAATTCAGGGTTACAATACGCGAGCCAGCTCTTAGGTTTGAGCTACGGAACTGGCACACGTATTGCTGACCGTGAATTTTCTAGCATCATAAATCATGCCGCTAAATGCAAGATCAATACTTAACGACCCTCTAGTCTTTGTTTACCAAACGTTATTCACCCTTCCTAAACCCCAACGTGTCCGTCTTCTCATTTGCACTTGGCCCAAGTGTTTTCTGGGCATTTGTGAGTTTGTGGTCTCGCTTCGTTATTCCCTAATTGTAGGGTTGGACCGTTGTTTCCTTTGGACTCctgtttgctgatatatatatatatatattatatatatatatatatataatatatatagatatatatacatatatatatatgttatatatatatatatatatatatatatatatatatatatatatatcacatataaacGTGCGTGTGCATTAATATTAGTCGATTATATCttggaattcttttttttacatctgcTAATTACTTTAATCTTACATAGGCTGAAAAGAGAGATAATTAAACTAAATTCCTCgataagaacattaaaagaatAATTAAGTAAAGACACTAAACTACAAATATCAAGATTTaagtccaaagagagagagagagagcgatgagagagagagagagagagagagagagagagagagactcgggcctAGGGTTCATCACGTTAGAGTCTTCATGTGAATATAACGGGGTTAATGTAGTTGTTACCTTAAGAGCATTGATGTTCCTATAGCCGCTTAGAGTTTTATACTCAAGGATAATATTTATCCAGAAACGAATGTTTGATTCATTTTGCACTAAAGAAAGTTCCTACGACCTGTAATTTTTGGGTAATGTGGATATGTACAGAAATCTTAGGCAAATGTGACTTTGTAAAATTCCTATACAGAATTACTACGGATTtttataaaatgtacttttttttcttttgtacacatGGGTGGTCCAGGGACTGAATATCATACCACTAACATTCTACAAGTAAATAAACAagactaaggagagagagagagagagagagagagagagagaggagagagagagagagagaagagagagagagagagagagagagagagagagaaaacatctcTGCTAGTTCCTGCAAACATTCTTTGCAGGTCCTCTTAAAAACACTTCGCCACATTTAGGGGCCGTCTCTAATTGCTGGTTGGTATCCTTCCAGATCGAGACTTATAATGATTTAGGTACCCGAAATCAGACAACAGACGATTAGATCCTTGCacgggagggggaagaggaggaggaggaggaggaggaggaggaagaagaacagAATAATTCCTAATCTAACACCGcggcaactttcatctttaaacaaCCGTTGCGTTAATTCCCCCGAGTACCGTCCAATCAGCGTTAGAGAGGTGACGGCCATTATACGAGCAACAACAACACCTGCAAATCATCAGTGAGTTACACAGGTGATTGGAGGAGGAGATACAAATAACAGAGCTCGCTCCTTCCTCCTCCGAGAGTTAATGTAAGCGTCTAACTCTAAGCGGTTCGTCCTGTGTATGTCgcgtgtataaaaaaaaaagaagagagaaaggcgCGCGTACGTGAATTAATAACACCACGCCTTAGACTAAGGATTAAGTTGATGGCCCCATTCGAATTTATAAGGCTTAAAGACCATCTAATGCTTCTCTTTCCGAGGTCAATTGTGCCGCGAGGGATGAATTACTGCTTTGAGAGAGAACGAATAGATGTTATCATAAATACGAAGCGGGTTCGATGCCTCGGGGTGCAAAACTTTCTCCCGAATTTGGGCTTGCGATAGGAGTGGGTGGAAGTGTTTTGAAATAAAACATGGTGAAGTTATGAGAATGAATGGATTAATGCgcattttatgcatatatacataaagaacaAAGAACGTATTAGTTGGCGCATATTCGAATTTGGAGATTAACTGCTctttatacgtacacacaaacacacacacacacatataggaaCGGGGGTTGGTTTTGACAATACTGGATGCGGGCCCGAATTCACTACAAACATCAGAATTACTTTTCATTTCAAGtctctgtagtgacaagcgcatccagaacgtgtgaagaattcgagaagtcaggagggcattatggttattacaattatatagtaCTACGTATTTGGTAAAAATTTACCAGAgaattctatgtatgtatgtatgtatgtatgtatgtatgtatgtagtatgtatgatgtatgtatgtattgtatgtatgatatagatatatatatatatatatatatatatatatatatatatatatatataatatatatatatatatatgtaaaggtgatgccacggaggaaaatggaaaggcgaaaaagccaagaactttcggtgtaacacgaccctttacttagccCGAAAGTTCtttgtttatacatagcatcacttttatatacttgtggtcaagttattcatatatatatatatatatatatatatatatatatatatatatatatgttacagtcaatatctaaatccagacaatttgtaaagtgactgatttttttcaggcagttcgtgaattgcctggttcacccagtaagtttataaatcagctaaaaatcgcagacattttacaaagtgactaaaattttgatagattttctgggcatattgactgaaatgatcctgctacgggtcacaaatccccaacccagcccggccgaggaacgaacccaggtccttttgtgtgtgtgtgtgtgtacgtgtgattCAAAAAGTCTGATCATGAAAGAACCCGTGTGTGCTAGCTAGCTGGAGCAGTTGTGTGTTCGTCTTGTCCCTGGCACTGTCTTTTTGTGAGGTTCACCTCGTGTTATAGAAGACATGGCGTGTTCCCAAGAAACACATTTTTACGACAAAGTGATGTTAAAGAAAAACCCGGACTCAAAGTCATTGTAACTGACTAAACTTGAGTACTACAATCTGATAGAGGAACTCAGAGTAGCAGCACCTGCAAAAAATAGATCAAATCGGCAGTATTACATCCTTGGACGTTATGAAGTTCTTCAGTATGGTGGTgttgaaaagttgataaaaaacgGAAGGATGAAACTCAAGAACCCGTTTATTTCGTGCACGTTGAGGGTGTATATGTTTGAAACAATAAAACGTGCTCACGTTGCTACGGGCCATGGAGGTAGAGACAAAATGGTCAGAGAATTGTCAAGATATGCGAACGTAACGAGAGATACTGTAGAACTGTTCAAATCTGTATGTGTTCAgtgttaaaagaaatgaaagagatgtGCGACCAAGGGTGTTACTGTCAAACCGATTTTATCTAAGGACTACGGTTCACGAGCTCAGGTGGACCTTATCGACATGCAGTCTTGCGCCAAAGGAAAATATAAGTGGATAATAGTGTACCAAGATCATCTAACAAAGTATTGCATATTGTGTCCCTTAACCTCAAAGAGAGCAGCTGAGATTGCATTCCAGCTAATGGACATATTTCTAATGTTCGGAGCCCCTCAAATTCTGCAAAGTGATAATGGTGGTGAATTTACAGCATTGGTTATCTTGGAACTCAAACTTCTTTGGCCAGACCTGTTGATCGTTCTTGGTAAACCAAAGCATCCACAGAGCCAGGGATCAGTTGAACGCCTTAACTCTGATGTAAAAGACATGCTTATTTCATGGTTAGGGGATAATGATACAAGTGACTGGCCCATGGGACTCGGGTTTGTGCAGTTCCAAAAGAACACCAGTTACCATTCTGGAATCAAACAATCCCCATACAAAGCACTCTTTGGTTTTGAGGCCAGAGTAGGTCTACACTCAACCGCACTTCCAGAAGTTTTGAAGACAATGATCACTGAAGAGGATTTACCTGGAACTTACAGTTTCCCCTCTGACTCTACTCGTCCAGACGAATCACCCGAGTGCACGAACCCTCCAGACGAATCACCAGAGTGCACGAACCCTCCAGACAATTCACCTCAGAGCACGAAACCTCCAGACAATTCACCTGACTGCACGAACCCTCCAGACGATCCACCTTAGTGCATGGATCATCCAGGCGATTCACCTGAATGCTCTACTCCTCCAAATGACTCGCCAGAGGACTTCGCTCAGCCAAGTGAtactctctcattcactctcacacacacacacacatacacacacacacacaaaattataaaaggtaacttataactaATTTGGTTAAGTTCCAAACCACATGGCAAGTCTATCaccatttattaaatgttttcttttgttattaatcagAGGGCTCTGCCTATCCAAACAGTCCACCCTGTGGCCAGAATCCTCAAGGAAGGCTTAATAAGCTTCAAGAAGACAGCACTTCAACGGTCCAGAGCAGCAGCTGGTCAGTTAGCTCAAGCTGAGCGCATGGTCAAACGTAGTCGTGTAGAACATGTCCCAGGTAATCCAGGAGATAACGTGACAATTCCCATCCCATTAGTTGATCGAGGAAAAGGTGATCCACGAATTGTTATCGGTGTTATCTTAGATCGTAATGAAAATGAGATGTATCGAATAGGCGCGAGAGATGGAATAATCAAGGGGCGCTATAGTAGGGGCCAATTTGATATTTGCAGCCAGCAActgtatagtattggtgaagtgagtgcagacAAGGAGGTAGGACTACGTCAGGCAGTACAGCAATCATCTAGGTTTGGTGGTCAAGGTTATGCCAAGTGCAACTGTACTGTAGGCAAGAAACAGTGTCAAACAAATCGCTGTAAATGttacaaagaaggttacaagtgcAATAGTCGGTGCCACTCTGGCTTGAATTGTAggaataaaaactgatataatatttaaaatgtcacatttcatactttatttttaattttgatatatcgttacataggttttagaaaatgaaattttactcaagaacacggtttgtttttctgtcagttcattaCTTCATATGAGTGAATATCTTAAGGAAATAATGAGCTCTGACCTCACACTGAGAGGGTAACAgctagttacacacacacacacacaaaaggacctgggttcgttccttGGCCGGGTggggttggggatttgtgacccgcagcaggatcatttcagtcaatatgccaagaaaatctatcaaaattttagtcactttgtaaaaTGTCTGCGATTTATAGCttatttataaactgactgggtaaaccaggcaattcacaaactgcctgaaaaaatcagtcactttacaaattgtctggatttagatattgactgtacaacacacacatatatatatatatatatatatatatatatatatatatatatatatatatatatatatatatatatatatattgtaaattttccATAGAACTTTAGAGAAAATTAACACAAAGCAGGGATTTCATGGCTGGCACAAGGTAGAGCAGCTCTGCTTCAAACTAATATAGACCGATTCCCAAAAACCCTCTAAACCGCTTTAAATCAATTATTAACAAAAAGAATTAGAGATAAAACACCTCGACTAAGGCGAAGCATAGGCACTCCGCAAATCAATACTGTAATAGTACAAAACCAAATCTCCACATAAAAATGATGCATAAATATATCTAATTGAGATACGCGAACGACCATTTGAACCGTTTTCTATAAATAGACGGATCAACAGTGAACAAGATCGGAGCAAACACGACACTGAAAATAGAGACTTGTATTCATCCGTCAAAACTGAATTCCTACGAACAATTACGCGGTTTGAAAACAGGCATGCCATCGCCGTATATATTTAGAAAGCGATGCGCATGCGCTTACGTCTTTTGTTCGCGAGGATGAAAAGGATCCCACGCATGAAGTGACATTCACGTACGTATAGGGCAATAGAGAaccgtatgtttatatataggatatcattCGCCATAATACGATTACCCGAATCACGACTAGGCGAACAATAAGATCGGTGATAGGAGCTTATTTATAATGTATCAAGGCCAAAACGTATCGCCGATCACTGAATACGAGCGGGAAAGGTCAAGGAAGggtctataattttatttttggggggtgggggcgctgTGGGCGTAATATACAGACGAGTGATGACGTATGACAGGTGTCTCTGTAATTTGGGCGGTCAAATATTACCGTAGTCTAAAATGgtgaaatgaaatgcaatacaaaatttaggccaagcgcaGCATGAAACTATTGTCAGGAGAGGTAGGAAAGtaagaaagaagagaatatgatcaGAGGTACCTTACATTAAAAgtaatgaaatgggttgcagctaggggcccaagaTCTGAAATGCTAACATTTCCATATTAATCTATGTCACTTTAAATCTGTTAGGACGCTGTTGCAATCTGAAGACTAGAAAATGTTGATGATGACCGATGCATATTGCTGCAACTGTTCATCGGCGGTTGTAAGTCCAGTCAGTTctaggaaaattgagactttgcTTGTTTGTCAAATGTTCCGTTACCTAGTCAATACGCGACAACGAGAAAAGAAGTCttcagtatatacatttattcatacatacatacattcatacaaacacatacatacattcatacaaacacacacagttaTTGGCCCGTATGGTCTAGGTTTTCCGAATACCTGAATACAATACGTAAAATTCCTAACCCTTGATCATTAACTAAGACTCCTGTACgggtatagtgccgtcagtgcacctcacgcgatgcactgtatgCATcaataaaggttctttgcagcgtccctgcggcccctagctgcaactcttttCAGTCCTTTtcatgtacctccgttcatattacacTATTTctgcgaggtttgcctcctgttacatctttcaaacctacctactaccaatttcctttccagcgctgaatggcctcaaaggtcccagtgctggcCTTTTGCCTAAACGCTATATTCCATCCCGCTAACTATGACCACTGGTTGGTATTTTTTAACAGCAAGTTTGTCTTAAAGAAACAAACTCCAGCGATGCAATCTCCCGCTCAAGGGCTCCGTTCTTCACTAGCAGTTATTACGCTGCCATCATTTCTCTTTCATAACCTTAACCACTAGTATCGAAACGGACGATGCAATCTTCCCGTTTGATTAATCCAAACACTTTCACTTCTAGCGATTTAtcgacaacctctctctctctctctctctctctctctctctctctctctctctctctctccaaaatctgCCCTCTTTCAAAGACACCACCAACTATCCCTAATTATACAAAAATGTTACcttaattttggtattttttatgtaaatctgcttctctctctctctctctctctctctctctctctctctctctctctctgtaaacattATCCTCGCCCGCGTACCCTGCCCATTTTAAGAGAGTGGGCGTTTATCACACTCCACCATATATCTGCTTTATTAATGGATCAACTTG is a genomic window of Macrobrachium nipponense isolate FS-2020 chromosome 31, ASM1510439v2, whole genome shotgun sequence containing:
- the LOC135206776 gene encoding KRAB-A domain-containing protein 2-like, encoding MQSCAKGKYKWIIVYQDHLTKYCILCPLTSKRAAEIAFQLMDIFLMFGAPQILQSDNGGEFTALVILELKLLWPDLLIVLGKPKHPQSQGSVERLNSDVKDMLISWLGDNDTSDWPMGLGFVQFQKNTSYHSGIKQSPYKALFGFEARVGLHSTALPEVLKTMITEEDLPGTYSFPSDSTRPDESPECTNPPDESPECTNPPDNSPQSTKPPDNSPDCTNPPDDPP
- the LOC135206777 gene encoding uncharacterized protein LOC135206777; translation: MFSFVINQRALPIQTVHPVARILKEGLISFKKTALQRSRAAAGQLAQAERMVKRSRVEHVPGNPGDNVTIPIPLVDRGKGDPRIVIGVILDRNENEMYRIGARDGIIKGRYSRGQFDICSQQLYSIGEVSADKEVGLRQAVQQSSRFGGQGYAKCNCTVGKKQCQTNRCKCYKEGYKCNSRCHSGLNCRNKN